One Triticum dicoccoides isolate Atlit2015 ecotype Zavitan chromosome 5B, WEW_v2.0, whole genome shotgun sequence genomic window carries:
- the LOC119311475 gene encoding histone H4 codes for MSGRGKGGKGLGKGGAKRHRKVLRDNIQGITKPAIRRLARRGGVKRISGLIYEETRGVLKIFLENVIRDAVTYTEHARRKTVTAMDVVYALKRQGRTLYGFGG; via the coding sequence ATGTCGGGCCGCGGCAAGGGAGGAAAGGGGCTCGGCAAGGGCGGCGCCAAGCGCCACCGGAAGGTCCTCCGCGACAACATCCagggcatcaccaagccggcgatcCGTCGTCTGGCTCGCAGGGGCGGCGTGAAGCGCATCTCGGGgctcatctacgaggagacccgcggcgtgctcaagatcttcctcgagaacgTCATCCGCGACGCCGTCACCTACACGGAGCACGCCCGCCGCAAGACCGTCACCGCCATGGACGTCGTCTACGCCCTCAAGCGCCAGGGACGCACCCTCTACGGATTCGGCGGCTAG
- the LOC119311477 gene encoding probable flavin-containing monooxygenase 1 isoform X1, with translation MDRKRVGIVGAGVSGLAACKHALDKGFSPVVFEADDTIGGVWAHTLQSTRLQAPTTSFRFSDLAWPAGVTATYPGHREVMEYLSSYACEFDLLKCIKFSSQVLGVEYFGATKEEIMEWKHWSGDDGKAFRAGKDGGWSLKVKDLKIGTVEVFQVDFLILCIGRHSGTPNIPEFPVNKGPEFFKGKILHSMDYSYMDNADEFVKGKSVTIIGSGKSAFDIAAEVAKVNGAAQPCTMIYRTKHWRVDKFSMWGVNLNYFYLNRISQLLVHKPGEGFLHYMLASALSPLRWAITKVIETYLKQRIPLQKHGMVPDYSFSFAMSSCLIAMLPKGFYDRVDDGSIVLKNSKRFSFCSDGINLEDGEESIKSDIIILATGFRGDQKLRDIFTANWCRNIVAGSSDTSVPLYRECIHPRIPQLAIVGYSESLTDIYVSERVANWVIHFMAGGFQMPSVRRMEESVAEWTKYKNLYNGKYFRRSCISTVNIWFNDLLCQDIGCNPRRKKGFLAEWFQPYGPADYAGLC, from the exons ATGGACAGGAAGAGGGTGGGCATTGTTGGTGCTGGTGTGAGCGGCCTAGCAGCCTGCAAGCACGCACTCGACAAGGGGTTCAGCCCGGTGGTATTCGAAGCCGATGACACCATCGGTGGAGTGTGGGCGCATACCTTGCAGTCAACAAGGCTTCAGGCGCCGACGACATCGTTCCGGTTCTCGGACTTGGCATGGCCGGCCGGCGTGACGGCGACGTACCCAGGCCACCGTGAAGTCATGGAATACCTCAGTTCGTACGCGTGCGAGTTTGACCTCCTCAAGTGTATCAAGTTCAGTAGTCAGGTGCTTGGAGTTGAATACTTTGGTGCAACCAAGGAAGAGATTATGGAGTGGAAGCATTGGTCTGGTGACGATGGGAAGGCGTTCAGAGCTGGGAAAGATGGAGGGTGGAGCCTTAAAGTGAAGGACCTGAAAATTGGTACCGTTGAG GTTTTTCAGGTGGATTTTCTCATACTGTGCATCGGAAGGCATAGTGGAACCCCAAATATCCCAGAATTTCCAGTGAACAAAGGGCCTGAGTTCTTCAAGGGGAAAATATTGCACTCTATGGACTACTCTTACATGGATAATGCGGATGAATTTGTTAAAGGGAAGAGTGTGACAATAATTGGGTCCGGAAAATCAGCATTTGACATTGCTGCAGAGGTTGCCAAAGTGAATG GTGCAGCTCAGCCGTGCACCATGATATATAGAACAAAACACTGGCGGGTTGACAAATTTAGTATGTGGGGAGTTAACCTTAATTACTTCTATCTTAACCGCATCTCGCAACTATTAGTTCATAAACCCGGTGAAGGATTTCTCCACTATATGTTGGCTAGTGCACTCTCTCCCTTG AGATGGGCAATTACAAAAGTAATTGAAACCTACCTCAAGCAAAGGATTCCTTTACAAAAACATGGGATGGTACCTGACTACAGCTTCTCCTTTGCTATGTCTTCTTGCTTGATTGCAATGCTGCCAAAAGGGTTTTATGACAGGGTTGATGATGGCAGCATTGTTCTTAAGAACTCAAAGAGGTTCAGCTTCTGCAGTGATGGGATCAACCTGGAGGATGGAGAAGAAAGCATAAAGAGTGATATTATAATTCTAGCAACAGGATTCAGAGGAGACCAGAAGCTTAGGGACATCTTCACAGCAAACTGGTGCAGAAATATAGTGGCAGGATCATCAGATACATCAGTTCCACTATACAG AGAATGCATCCATCCTCGAATCCCTCAGTTGGCAATAGTTGGATATTCTGAGAGCCTTACCGACATATATGTCTCAGAGAGGGTGGCTAATTGGGTAATCCATTTCATGGCTGGTGGCTTCCAAATGCCAAGCGTAAGACGCATGGAAGAGAGTGTAGCAGAGTGGACAAAGTACAAGAATCTTTACAATGGAAAGTATTTTCGACGATCTTGCATAAGCACAGTGAATATTTGGTTTAATGATTTGTTGTGCCAAGACATCGGATGCAACCCTAGAAGAAAGAAAGGATTCCTTGCTGAATGGTTCCAGCCATATGGACCTGCTGATTATGCAGGCCTTTGCTGA
- the LOC119311477 gene encoding probable flavin-containing monooxygenase 1 isoform X2, with the protein MDRKRVGIVGAGVSGLAACKHALDKGFSPVVFEADDTIGGVWAHTLQSTRLQAPTTSFRFSDLAWPAGVTATYPGHREVMEYLSSYACEFDLLKCIKFSSQVLGVEYFGATKEEIMEWKHWSGDDGKAFRAGKDGGWSLKVKDLKIGTVEVDFLILCIGRHSGTPNIPEFPVNKGPEFFKGKILHSMDYSYMDNADEFVKGKSVTIIGSGKSAFDIAAEVAKVNGAAQPCTMIYRTKHWRVDKFSMWGVNLNYFYLNRISQLLVHKPGEGFLHYMLASALSPLRWAITKVIETYLKQRIPLQKHGMVPDYSFSFAMSSCLIAMLPKGFYDRVDDGSIVLKNSKRFSFCSDGINLEDGEESIKSDIIILATGFRGDQKLRDIFTANWCRNIVAGSSDTSVPLYRECIHPRIPQLAIVGYSESLTDIYVSERVANWVIHFMAGGFQMPSVRRMEESVAEWTKYKNLYNGKYFRRSCISTVNIWFNDLLCQDIGCNPRRKKGFLAEWFQPYGPADYAGLC; encoded by the exons ATGGACAGGAAGAGGGTGGGCATTGTTGGTGCTGGTGTGAGCGGCCTAGCAGCCTGCAAGCACGCACTCGACAAGGGGTTCAGCCCGGTGGTATTCGAAGCCGATGACACCATCGGTGGAGTGTGGGCGCATACCTTGCAGTCAACAAGGCTTCAGGCGCCGACGACATCGTTCCGGTTCTCGGACTTGGCATGGCCGGCCGGCGTGACGGCGACGTACCCAGGCCACCGTGAAGTCATGGAATACCTCAGTTCGTACGCGTGCGAGTTTGACCTCCTCAAGTGTATCAAGTTCAGTAGTCAGGTGCTTGGAGTTGAATACTTTGGTGCAACCAAGGAAGAGATTATGGAGTGGAAGCATTGGTCTGGTGACGATGGGAAGGCGTTCAGAGCTGGGAAAGATGGAGGGTGGAGCCTTAAAGTGAAGGACCTGAAAATTGGTACCGTTGAG GTGGATTTTCTCATACTGTGCATCGGAAGGCATAGTGGAACCCCAAATATCCCAGAATTTCCAGTGAACAAAGGGCCTGAGTTCTTCAAGGGGAAAATATTGCACTCTATGGACTACTCTTACATGGATAATGCGGATGAATTTGTTAAAGGGAAGAGTGTGACAATAATTGGGTCCGGAAAATCAGCATTTGACATTGCTGCAGAGGTTGCCAAAGTGAATG GTGCAGCTCAGCCGTGCACCATGATATATAGAACAAAACACTGGCGGGTTGACAAATTTAGTATGTGGGGAGTTAACCTTAATTACTTCTATCTTAACCGCATCTCGCAACTATTAGTTCATAAACCCGGTGAAGGATTTCTCCACTATATGTTGGCTAGTGCACTCTCTCCCTTG AGATGGGCAATTACAAAAGTAATTGAAACCTACCTCAAGCAAAGGATTCCTTTACAAAAACATGGGATGGTACCTGACTACAGCTTCTCCTTTGCTATGTCTTCTTGCTTGATTGCAATGCTGCCAAAAGGGTTTTATGACAGGGTTGATGATGGCAGCATTGTTCTTAAGAACTCAAAGAGGTTCAGCTTCTGCAGTGATGGGATCAACCTGGAGGATGGAGAAGAAAGCATAAAGAGTGATATTATAATTCTAGCAACAGGATTCAGAGGAGACCAGAAGCTTAGGGACATCTTCACAGCAAACTGGTGCAGAAATATAGTGGCAGGATCATCAGATACATCAGTTCCACTATACAG AGAATGCATCCATCCTCGAATCCCTCAGTTGGCAATAGTTGGATATTCTGAGAGCCTTACCGACATATATGTCTCAGAGAGGGTGGCTAATTGGGTAATCCATTTCATGGCTGGTGGCTTCCAAATGCCAAGCGTAAGACGCATGGAAGAGAGTGTAGCAGAGTGGACAAAGTACAAGAATCTTTACAATGGAAAGTATTTTCGACGATCTTGCATAAGCACAGTGAATATTTGGTTTAATGATTTGTTGTGCCAAGACATCGGATGCAACCCTAGAAGAAAGAAAGGATTCCTTGCTGAATGGTTCCAGCCATATGGACCTGCTGATTATGCAGGCCTTTGCTGA
- the LOC119311476 gene encoding probable flavin-containing monooxygenase 1 isoform X1, with the protein MNRKRVGIVGAGVSGLAACKHALDKGFSPVVFEADDTIGGVWAHTLESTRLQAPTTSFRFSDLAWPASVTATYPGHWEVMEYIRSYVCEFDLLKCIKFNSQVLGVEYLGATEEEIMEWEHWSGNGTAFGAGKDGRWSITVKDLKIGNVEIFQVDFLILCIGRHSGTPNIPEFPANKGPELFKGKILHSIDYSYMDNVAEFVKGKSVTIIGSGKSAFDIAAEVAKVNGADQPCTMIYRTRHWLVDKSSIWGINLSYFYLNRISQLLVHKPGEGFLHYLLTCALSPLRWAITKVIETYFKQRIPLEKHGMVPDYSYSFAMSSCLIALLPEGFYDRVDEGSIILKKSKKFSFCSNGIIMEDGNECIKSDIVILATGFRGDQKLRDIFTANWCRNIVVGSSDTSVPLYRYRECIHPRIPQLAIVGYSESLTNIYASERMANWVIHFLAGGFQLPSVRCMEENVAEWAKYKDLYNGKYFRRSCISTVNIWFNDLLCQDIGCNPRRKKGFLAEWFQPYGPADYAGIC; encoded by the exons ATGAACAGGAAGAGGGTGGGCATTGTTGGTGCTGGTGTGAGCGGCCTAGCAGCCTGCAAGCACGCGCTAGACAAGGGGTTCAGCCCGGTGGTATTCGAGGCCGATGACACCATTGGTGGAGTGTGGGCGCATACCTTGGAGTCGACAAGGCTTCAGGCGCCTACGACATCATTCCGGTTCTCAGACCTGGCATGGCCTGCAAGCGTGACAGCGACGTACCCAGGCCACTGGGAAGTCATGGAGTACATCAGGTCATACGTGTGCGAGTTTGACCTCCTCAAGTGTATCAAGTTCAACAGTCAGGTGTTGGGAGTTGAATACCTTGGTGCAACTGAGGAAGAGATCATGGAGTGGGAGCATTGGTCTGGCAATGGGACGGCCTTCGGAGCTGGGAAAGATGGAAGGTGGAGCATCACAGTGAAGGACCTGAAAATTGGTAATGTTGAG ATTTTTCAAGTGGATTTTCTCATACTGTGCATCGGAAGGCATAGTGGGACCCCAAATATCCCGGAATTTCCAGCTAATAAAGggcccgagttgttcaagggaaaaATATTGCACTCTATAGACTACTCTTACATGGATAATGTGGCTGAATTTGTTAAAGGGAAGAGTGTGACAATAATTGGGTCCGGAAAATCAGCATTTGACATCGCTGCGGAGGTTGCTAAGGTGAATG GTGCTGATCAGCCATGCACCATGATATATAGAACGAGGCACTGGCTGGTTGATAAATCCAGCATATGGGGAATTAACCTTAGTTACTTCTATCTTAACCGCATTTCGCAACTACTTGTTCATAAACCTGGTGAAGGATTTCTGCACTATTTATTGACTTGTGCACTCTCTCCCTTG AGATGGGCAATTACAAAAGTAATTGAAACCTACTTCAAGCAAAGGATTCCTCTAGAAAAGCATGGGATGGTACCTGACTACAGCTACTCCTTCGCCATGTCTTCTTGCTTGATTGCATTGCTGCCAGAAGGGTTTTATGACAGGGTTGATGAGGGCAGCATTATTCTTAAGAAATCCAAGAAGTTCAGCTTCTGCAGTAATGGGATTATCATGGAGGATGGAAATGAATGCATAAAGAGTGATATTGTAATTCTAGCAACAGGATTCAGAGGAGACCAGAAGCTTAGGGACATCTTCACAGCAAACTGGTGTAGAAATATAGTGGTTGGATCATCAGATACATCAGTTCCTTTATATAGGTACAG AGAATGCATCCATCCTCGGATTCCTCAGTTGGCAATAGTCGGATACTCTGAGAGCCTTACAAACATATATGCCTCGGAGAGGATGGCCAATTGGGTAATCCATTTCCTAGCTGGCGGCTTCCAGTTGCCAAGCGTAAGATGCATGGAAGAGAATGTAGCAGAGTGGGCAAAGTACAAGGATCTTTACAATGGAAAGTATTTCCGCAGATCTTGCATAAGCACCGTGAATATTTGGTTTAATGATTTGTTGTGCCAAGACATCGGATGCAACCCTAGAAGAAAGAAAGGATTCCTGGCTGAATGGTTCCAGCCATATGGACCTGCTGATTATGCAGGTATTTGCTGA
- the LOC119311476 gene encoding probable flavin-containing monooxygenase 1 isoform X2 translates to MNRKRVGIVGAGVSGLAACKHALDKGFSPVVFEADDTIGGVWAHTLESTRLQAPTTSFRFSDLAWPASVTATYPGHWEVMEYIRSYVCEFDLLKCIKFNSQVLGVEYLGATEEEIMEWEHWSGNGTAFGAGKDGRWSITVKDLKIGNVEIFQVDFLILCIGRHSGTPNIPEFPANKGPELFKGKILHSIDYSYMDNVAEFVKGKSVTIIGSGKSAFDIAAEVAKVNGADQPCTMIYRTRHWLVDKSSIWGINLSYFYLNRISQLLVHKPGEGFLHYLLTCALSPLRWAITKVIETYFKQRIPLEKHGMVPDYSYSFAMSSCLIALLPEGFYDRVDEGSIILKKSKKFSFCSNGIIMEDGNECIKSDIVILATGFRGDQKLRDIFTANWCRNIVVGSSDTSVPLYRECIHPRIPQLAIVGYSESLTNIYASERMANWVIHFLAGGFQLPSVRCMEENVAEWAKYKDLYNGKYFRRSCISTVNIWFNDLLCQDIGCNPRRKKGFLAEWFQPYGPADYAGIC, encoded by the exons ATGAACAGGAAGAGGGTGGGCATTGTTGGTGCTGGTGTGAGCGGCCTAGCAGCCTGCAAGCACGCGCTAGACAAGGGGTTCAGCCCGGTGGTATTCGAGGCCGATGACACCATTGGTGGAGTGTGGGCGCATACCTTGGAGTCGACAAGGCTTCAGGCGCCTACGACATCATTCCGGTTCTCAGACCTGGCATGGCCTGCAAGCGTGACAGCGACGTACCCAGGCCACTGGGAAGTCATGGAGTACATCAGGTCATACGTGTGCGAGTTTGACCTCCTCAAGTGTATCAAGTTCAACAGTCAGGTGTTGGGAGTTGAATACCTTGGTGCAACTGAGGAAGAGATCATGGAGTGGGAGCATTGGTCTGGCAATGGGACGGCCTTCGGAGCTGGGAAAGATGGAAGGTGGAGCATCACAGTGAAGGACCTGAAAATTGGTAATGTTGAG ATTTTTCAAGTGGATTTTCTCATACTGTGCATCGGAAGGCATAGTGGGACCCCAAATATCCCGGAATTTCCAGCTAATAAAGggcccgagttgttcaagggaaaaATATTGCACTCTATAGACTACTCTTACATGGATAATGTGGCTGAATTTGTTAAAGGGAAGAGTGTGACAATAATTGGGTCCGGAAAATCAGCATTTGACATCGCTGCGGAGGTTGCTAAGGTGAATG GTGCTGATCAGCCATGCACCATGATATATAGAACGAGGCACTGGCTGGTTGATAAATCCAGCATATGGGGAATTAACCTTAGTTACTTCTATCTTAACCGCATTTCGCAACTACTTGTTCATAAACCTGGTGAAGGATTTCTGCACTATTTATTGACTTGTGCACTCTCTCCCTTG AGATGGGCAATTACAAAAGTAATTGAAACCTACTTCAAGCAAAGGATTCCTCTAGAAAAGCATGGGATGGTACCTGACTACAGCTACTCCTTCGCCATGTCTTCTTGCTTGATTGCATTGCTGCCAGAAGGGTTTTATGACAGGGTTGATGAGGGCAGCATTATTCTTAAGAAATCCAAGAAGTTCAGCTTCTGCAGTAATGGGATTATCATGGAGGATGGAAATGAATGCATAAAGAGTGATATTGTAATTCTAGCAACAGGATTCAGAGGAGACCAGAAGCTTAGGGACATCTTCACAGCAAACTGGTGTAGAAATATAGTGGTTGGATCATCAGATACATCAGTTCCTTTATATAG AGAATGCATCCATCCTCGGATTCCTCAGTTGGCAATAGTCGGATACTCTGAGAGCCTTACAAACATATATGCCTCGGAGAGGATGGCCAATTGGGTAATCCATTTCCTAGCTGGCGGCTTCCAGTTGCCAAGCGTAAGATGCATGGAAGAGAATGTAGCAGAGTGGGCAAAGTACAAGGATCTTTACAATGGAAAGTATTTCCGCAGATCTTGCATAAGCACCGTGAATATTTGGTTTAATGATTTGTTGTGCCAAGACATCGGATGCAACCCTAGAAGAAAGAAAGGATTCCTGGCTGAATGGTTCCAGCCATATGGACCTGCTGATTATGCAGGTATTTGCTGA